Proteins encoded together in one Penicillium digitatum chromosome 1, complete sequence window:
- a CDS encoding Ferric reductase transmembrane component, with the protein MAFPLSAAHLSFLAGLLGISWRSCRKIHRATGWMAVVLLSFHITAELQGQKFSFSLSETRNLLTVIGASALGILALFSIPYFRLWSYEIFLRSHRIFAGVFVMVPCSISRAATARQGLQVEPGQYINLWMPSVSLWSWTQTHPFTVISWSRGRQGTLKLLVQPRKGFSADLVRHGALPTDSLISFLALFTGPHGITEDVDPYETTLIIATGFGIVTSIPYLKKMIHGYNTCTSHTRRLHLVWQVDSMEIVTAAEEHLDDILQDDIIDKGYIPIISIYMEYGLANSKTAIGKHESIERLPNIPDEPCRTLIMGEQVSI; encoded by the exons ATGGCCTTTCCTCTATCAGCCGCCCATCTTAGTTTTCTGGCTGGACTGCTTGGAATCTCCTGGCGTTCGTGCCGCAAGATTCATCGGGCAACGGGCTGGATGGCCGTTGTTCTGCTGTCATTTCACATCACCGCCGAGCTTCAAGGCCAAAAGTTTAGCTTTTCCCTCAGTGAGACACGAAACCTGCTCACTGTGATC GGTGCTTCTGCACTCGGAATCCTAGCTCTGTTCTCTATTCCATACTTTCGACTTTGGTCCTACGAAATATTTCTTCGAAGCCACCGGATATTTGCCGGAGTTTTTGTTATGGTACCTTGCAGCATCTCCCGGGCCGCAACGGCTCGGCAAGGCT TGCAGGTCGAACCTGGCCAATACATCAACCTCTGGATGCCATCGGTTAGTTTGTGGTCATGGACCCAGACACATCCTTTCACTGTCATATCTTGGTCCAGAGGGAGACAGGGCACTCTGAAATTACTCGTACAACCTCGAAAGGGCTTCTCTGCGGATCTCGTACGTCATGGTGCTCTGCCCACGGATAGCTTGATATCATTCTTGGCCTTATTCACTGGGCCACATGGAATCACCGAGGACGTGGATCCGTACGAAACCACTCTGATCATTGCGACCGGGTTCGGCATCGTGACATCGATTCCATATCTCAAGAAAATGATTCATGGCTACAATACATGTACGTCCCACACTCGTCGACTGCATCTAGTCTGGCAGGTAGATTCAATGG AAATTGTGACCGCGGCCGAAGAGCATCTTGATGATATTCTTCAAGACGATATCATAGATAAGGGTTAT ATACCTATCATATCCATTTACATGGAGTACGGCCTTGCAAATAGCAAAACAGCGATTGGAAAACATGAAAGT